Proteins encoded by one window of bacterium:
- a CDS encoding transposase yields the protein MGKTRRGFSDEFKREAVRLAYESGRRLSDVARELDVRPDLIRRWRKKLSGGQEGRAPTTEEQE from the coding sequence GGGGCTTTAGTGACGAGTTCAAGCGCGAGGCAGTTCGTCTGGCGTACGAGAGCGGCCGCCGATTGAGCGATGTAGCCCGGGAGCTGGATGTGCGTCCGGATCTGATCCGGCGGTGGCGCAAGAAGCTGAGCGGGGGTCAGGAGGGGCGTGCGCCGACGACAGAAGAGCAGGAG